A window of Spirochaetota bacterium contains these coding sequences:
- the rpoC gene encoding DNA-directed RNA polymerase subunit beta', producing the protein MRDFNDFNSIQIKLASPDMIREWSYGEVKKPETINYRTLKPERDGLFCEKIFGTTKEWECYCGKFKSIRYKGVVCDRCGVEVTHYKVRRERGGHIELSCPVAHIWYYRSVPSRMGLLLNLTVNALKSVLYYEKYVVIDPGEAAAENLKSGDTLDEETFNYYYEKYGDTLVADMGASAIKELLVKIDLDEESKNLRAEIQGKETKVDKKLIKRLEIIEAFRDSGNKPDWMILDVIPVIPPELRPMVQLDGGRFATSDLNDLYRRVINRNNRLKRLLMLRAPEIIVRNEKRMLQEAVDALFDNSRRKRAVKGKGNRPLKSLSDMLKGKQGRFRQNLLGKRVDYSGRSVIVIGPELKLYQCGLPKKMAIELFKPFIMKRLVDKDYVQNIKSAKKMVENERPEVWEVLEEVISEHPVLLNRAPTLHRLGIQGFEPVLVEGKAIRLHPLVCHAYNADFDGDQMAVHVPLSPKAQLECWTLMLSANNLLSPANGQPVVSPTQDIVLGVYFLTSLLPGAPGEGLYFDDEDEVLRAVDFGQIKVRTQIKFLMNNEWVDTTAGRLAFQKVMPEGYPFVNRTINDKGLSGIISDIFRKFGPTHTVKVLDDVKEMGYHYATYFAPTISISDIIVPNEKKGIILDADKKVEEIENEFRMGFITNEERYNRVINVWTSTNEIIAEKMFEELAKDRNGFNPIYIMAQSGARGSKQQIRQLAGMRGLMAKPSGEIIDVPIRANFREGLTVLEYFISTNGARKGLADTALKTADAGYLTRRLVDIAQDVVITGEDCGTTIGIDVTAIKEADEIIESLGARALGRTLLYDLINPVTGEIICKADEIVTEEIAKVVDDLNIDTIEIRSVLTCEARYGVCSKCYGRNLATARPVDLGEAVGIIAAQSIGQPGTQLTMRTFHIGGIASRSVEESDIRLNYSVFVKDLTFRTIRTEDKKTISVRRGYMVVQRVVGELNLKGETENLLQEGSKIYAGTAVARGSGGEEYTAKTSGILKYDKKKIYVLGDPHSIPINVGTEIYAKEGKFYERNEMLASFDPWLEPIVTESAGKVQFVDIELNKSLREEMDHLTGNVKRVIVEYKTEKLQPRIDIYPSSGEPTTYLLPKGAHLMVVEGDTVKAGAILSKIPREVEKTKDITGGLPRVAELFEARTPKDSATLSELDGTVTIGDTSKNKRKIIISAEDTTQKEYSIPASKFLRVQDRDFINKGEKIDDGPIDPHDILRIKGPRELQKFLVNEIQGVYRLQGVAINDKHIEVIVRQMLRKVKITDPGDTTFVVEQIVDKFDFIDENDRVGQEGGKPATAIPVLMGITKAALNTESFISAASFQETTRVLTDAAIKGKVDQLRGLKENVIIGHLIPAGTGVREYRKVDVYQHEEGDLEGIAPEKVEGQEIPVEQENS; encoded by the coding sequence ACCGGACTCTCAAACCCGAACGGGACGGACTCTTTTGCGAAAAGATTTTCGGAACGACCAAGGAATGGGAGTGTTACTGCGGCAAATTCAAGTCGATTCGCTACAAGGGGGTCGTCTGCGACCGCTGCGGGGTTGAGGTCACCCATTACAAGGTCCGCCGGGAGCGCGGGGGCCACATCGAGCTCTCGTGCCCCGTGGCCCACATCTGGTATTACCGCTCCGTTCCTTCGCGGATGGGGCTCCTGCTCAACCTGACCGTGAATGCGCTCAAATCGGTGCTGTATTATGAAAAATACGTGGTGATTGACCCGGGCGAGGCCGCCGCGGAAAATTTGAAATCCGGCGACACGCTCGACGAAGAAACCTTCAATTATTATTACGAAAAATACGGCGATACGCTTGTCGCCGATATGGGCGCCTCGGCGATTAAGGAGCTGCTGGTCAAGATCGATCTTGACGAAGAATCCAAGAACCTGCGCGCCGAGATACAGGGCAAGGAAACGAAGGTCGACAAGAAGCTCATCAAGCGGCTCGAGATCATCGAGGCATTCCGCGATTCGGGGAACAAGCCCGACTGGATGATACTGGACGTGATCCCCGTTATTCCGCCCGAGCTCCGTCCCATGGTTCAGCTGGACGGCGGGCGCTTTGCCACCTCCGACCTGAACGACCTTTACCGGAGGGTGATAAACCGCAATAACCGGCTTAAGAGGCTCCTCATGCTCAGGGCGCCTGAAATTATCGTGCGCAACGAAAAGCGCATGCTCCAGGAAGCCGTGGACGCGCTCTTCGACAACAGCCGGCGCAAGCGTGCGGTCAAGGGGAAGGGCAACCGTCCGCTCAAGTCTCTTTCCGATATGCTCAAGGGGAAGCAGGGTCGCTTCCGCCAGAACCTGCTCGGGAAACGCGTCGACTATTCGGGACGATCCGTAATTGTCATCGGCCCCGAGCTCAAGCTGTACCAGTGCGGCCTTCCCAAGAAAATGGCGATCGAGCTTTTCAAGCCTTTCATAATGAAAAGGCTCGTCGATAAAGACTATGTGCAAAACATCAAGTCCGCCAAGAAGATGGTGGAAAACGAGAGGCCCGAGGTTTGGGAAGTACTCGAAGAGGTAATTTCGGAACACCCGGTTCTCTTAAACCGTGCCCCCACGCTGCACAGGCTCGGCATTCAGGGCTTTGAACCGGTGCTGGTCGAGGGGAAGGCCATTCGCCTCCACCCGCTGGTCTGCCATGCCTACAATGCAGACTTCGACGGCGACCAGATGGCAGTGCACGTTCCGCTCTCCCCGAAGGCGCAGCTTGAATGCTGGACCCTCATGCTTTCGGCGAACAACCTGCTCTCACCCGCAAACGGACAGCCGGTGGTTTCGCCCACACAGGATATCGTTCTCGGGGTTTATTTTCTGACCTCGTTGCTTCCGGGGGCGCCCGGCGAAGGGTTGTATTTCGACGATGAAGACGAGGTCCTCCGCGCGGTTGATTTCGGACAGATAAAGGTTCGGACGCAAATCAAGTTCCTGATGAACAATGAATGGGTGGATACCACCGCGGGACGACTCGCATTCCAGAAGGTCATGCCCGAGGGATACCCGTTTGTGAATCGGACCATTAACGACAAGGGCCTGTCGGGGATCATCTCCGATATATTCAGGAAATTCGGTCCCACGCACACGGTGAAGGTGCTGGATGACGTCAAGGAAATGGGGTACCATTACGCAACCTATTTCGCCCCGACGATCAGTATCTCGGACATCATCGTGCCCAACGAGAAAAAGGGCATTATACTCGACGCCGACAAGAAGGTCGAGGAAATCGAGAACGAGTTCCGCATGGGATTCATCACGAACGAGGAACGCTACAATCGCGTTATCAACGTGTGGACCAGTACCAACGAAATCATCGCCGAAAAGATGTTCGAGGAGCTCGCGAAGGACCGCAACGGATTCAACCCGATTTATATCATGGCGCAGTCCGGGGCGCGCGGATCGAAGCAGCAGATACGCCAGCTTGCCGGTATGCGCGGTCTCATGGCCAAACCCAGCGGCGAGATTATCGACGTTCCCATTCGCGCAAATTTCCGCGAGGGACTGACTGTACTCGAATATTTCATCTCGACAAACGGGGCGCGCAAGGGCCTTGCAGACACGGCCCTTAAAACCGCCGATGCGGGCTATCTTACCAGGCGTCTCGTCGACATCGCACAGGATGTGGTGATCACGGGAGAGGATTGCGGTACGACGATCGGCATCGACGTCACGGCCATCAAAGAGGCCGATGAAATAATAGAGTCCCTGGGCGCGCGCGCCCTTGGGCGCACCCTCCTCTACGATCTCATCAATCCCGTGACCGGGGAAATCATCTGCAAGGCAGACGAAATCGTCACCGAGGAAATCGCGAAGGTGGTCGATGATCTCAATATTGATACGATAGAAATTCGTTCGGTACTCACCTGCGAGGCTCGCTATGGCGTGTGCTCCAAGTGCTACGGGCGCAATCTTGCGACTGCCCGCCCCGTGGACCTTGGAGAAGCGGTCGGCATCATCGCCGCACAGTCGATCGGTCAGCCGGGCACGCAGTTGACCATGCGTACATTCCATATAGGCGGGATCGCCTCACGTTCGGTAGAGGAGAGCGATATCAGGCTCAACTATTCGGTATTCGTGAAAGATCTGACTTTCCGCACCATCCGGACCGAAGACAAGAAAACGATCTCCGTCCGGCGCGGCTACATGGTCGTGCAGAGGGTCGTGGGCGAGCTGAACCTTAAGGGAGAAACCGAGAATCTGCTCCAGGAAGGTTCCAAGATTTACGCGGGAACCGCCGTCGCGCGCGGAAGCGGGGGCGAAGAATACACCGCAAAGACCTCGGGCATACTGAAATACGACAAGAAGAAAATATACGTTCTTGGCGATCCGCACTCGATTCCCATCAATGTGGGCACCGAAATCTATGCCAAGGAAGGGAAGTTCTACGAACGGAACGAGATGCTCGCATCGTTCGACCCCTGGCTCGAGCCGATCGTCACAGAAAGCGCCGGCAAGGTCCAGTTCGTCGATATCGAGCTTAACAAGAGTCTCCGCGAGGAGATGGACCACCTGACGGGTAACGTGAAAAGGGTCATCGTAGAGTACAAGACGGAAAAGCTGCAGCCCCGGATCGATATTTACCCCTCATCGGGTGAGCCGACGACGTACCTGCTTCCCAAGGGGGCGCACCTCATGGTCGTAGAGGGCGATACCGTCAAGGCGGGGGCGATCCTTTCAAAGATCCCGCGCGAGGTGGAGAAAACAAAGGACATCACCGGCGGTCTGCCCAGGGTTGCGGAGCTCTTCGAAGCGCGCACGCCTAAAGACTCGGCGACGCTCTCCGAACTCGACGGTACGGTAACTATCGGCGACACCTCGAAGAACAAGCGCAAGATCATCATTTCCGCCGAGGACACTACCCAGAAGGAATACTCAATCCCGGCGTCAAAGTTCCTGCGGGTCCAGGACCGCGACTTCATCAACAAGGGCGAAAAGATCGACGATGGTCCGATAGACCCGCACGATATCCTCCGGATCAAGGGTCCCCGGGAGCTCCAGAAGTTCCTGGTGAACGAAATCCAGGGAGTGTATCGGCTGCAGGGCGTGGCAATCAACGATAAGCACATCGAGGTGATCGTCCGCCAGATGCTCAGGAAGGTCAAGATCACGGATCCGGGCGACACCACCTTCGTGGTGGAACAGATTGTCGACAAGTTCGATTTCATCGACGAAAACGACCGGGTCGGGCAGGAGGGCGGGAAGCCCGCGACCGCGATACCGGTGCTCATGGGTATTACGAAAGCGGCGCTCAATACGGAGTCCTTCATCTCCGCGGCTTCCTTCCAGGAAACCACGCGCGTGCTCACCGATGCCGCCATAAAGGGCAAGGTTGACCAGCTGCGCGGTCTCAAGGAAAACGTCATTATCGGCCACCTCATCCCCGCAGGCACCGGGGTCCGGGAGTACCGGAAGGTCGACGTGTACCAGCATGAGGAAGGCGACCTTGAGGGGATCGCACCCGAAAAAGTGGAAGGGCAGGAGATACCCGTAGAGCAAGAAAATTCTTGA